One genomic window of Clostridium taeniosporum includes the following:
- a CDS encoding valine--tRNA ligase encodes MSETKNIATTYDPKEFEDRIYKTWEEKGYFTPVIDKKKKPFTIIMPPPNITGQLHLGHAFDDTLQDMLIRFKRMQGYAALWLPGEDHASIATEVKVANQLAEQGYNKKEMGREAFLEKVWEWSDKYRATIRNQVKKLGVSADFTREAFTMDENLSAAVKHVFVKLYNEGLIYQGNRITNWCTHCQTALSDAEIEYEEQAGHFWHINYPLADGSGFLEIATTRPETLLGDSGVAVNPNDERYKHFIGKTVILPLVNREIPIVGDDYVDLEFGTGAVKMTPAHDPNDFEVGKRHNLEIIRVMDDKGIINEKGGKYKGLDRYEARKAMVKDLESLGLLVKIKDHAHNVGTHDRCGTTVEPIISRQWYVKMESLAKPAIEVVKNGKTKFVPERFDKIYYNWMENIQDWCISRQLWWGHRIPVYYCQDCGEMMVLEEVPTKCSKCGSTNIKQDEDVLDTWFSSALWPFSTLGWPNKTEDLEYFYPNNVLVTGHDIIFFWVARMIFSGLHCMGETPFNTVLIHGLIRDSQGRKMSKSLGNGVDPLEVIEKYGADALRFMIATGNAPGNDMRYYPERVEASRNFANKIWNASRFVMMNLDKEIMNKYKNCKEYSLADKWILSKMNTLVKEVTENMDKYELGIAMQKVYDFMWTEFCDWYIELVKPVFYGEDEKAKGVAYNVLNTVLVTGLKLLHPAMPFITEEIFTHLTDEETITTSSWPVFDDALVSEESENDMAYVIEAIKGLRNVRAEMNVPPSRKAKVICHIAEDAKQAFTAGKAYMEKLASASEVEFITDKAMVPENAVSLVVKGGELFMPLLDLVDKDKELERLNKEFKKLEGEIERIDKKLGNAGFVSKAPAAVVDGEKAKREKYVEMLDAVKVRIEALN; translated from the coding sequence ATGTCAGAAACAAAAAATATTGCAACAACTTATGATCCAAAAGAATTTGAAGACAGAATTTATAAGACATGGGAGGAAAAAGGTTACTTTACCCCTGTTATAGATAAAAAGAAGAAGCCATTTACAATAATCATGCCACCACCAAATATAACTGGTCAACTTCACTTAGGTCATGCATTTGATGATACACTTCAAGATATGCTTATAAGATTTAAGAGAATGCAAGGTTATGCAGCGTTATGGCTTCCAGGTGAAGACCATGCATCTATTGCAACAGAAGTTAAGGTTGCAAATCAACTTGCTGAGCAAGGATATAACAAAAAGGAAATGGGGAGAGAAGCTTTCCTTGAAAAAGTTTGGGAATGGAGCGATAAGTACAGAGCTACAATAAGAAATCAAGTTAAAAAGCTAGGGGTTTCTGCTGATTTTACAAGAGAAGCATTTACAATGGATGAAAATCTTAGTGCAGCTGTAAAGCATGTATTTGTTAAGCTTTATAATGAAGGTTTAATATATCAAGGAAATAGGATAACTAACTGGTGTACTCACTGTCAAACAGCACTTTCTGATGCTGAAATTGAATATGAAGAACAAGCAGGTCATTTCTGGCATATAAACTATCCATTAGCTGATGGAAGTGGATTCTTAGAAATTGCAACAACGAGACCTGAAACATTACTTGGAGATAGTGGGGTAGCTGTTAACCCTAATGATGAAAGATACAAACATTTTATTGGAAAAACTGTGATATTACCACTTGTAAATAGAGAAATTCCTATAGTTGGAGATGACTATGTTGATTTAGAATTCGGTACTGGTGCAGTTAAAATGACTCCAGCCCATGACCCTAATGATTTTGAAGTAGGTAAGAGACACAATCTTGAAATTATAAGAGTTATGGATGATAAGGGTATTATTAATGAAAAAGGTGGAAAATATAAAGGCTTAGATAGATATGAAGCTAGAAAAGCTATGGTTAAGGATTTAGAAAGCTTAGGACTTTTAGTTAAGATTAAAGACCATGCTCATAATGTTGGTACACATGATAGATGTGGTACTACAGTAGAACCAATAATATCTAGACAATGGTATGTTAAGATGGAGTCTTTAGCAAAACCAGCTATAGAAGTGGTTAAAAATGGAAAAACTAAATTTGTTCCAGAAAGATTTGATAAAATATATTATAACTGGATGGAAAACATTCAAGATTGGTGTATTTCAAGACAATTATGGTGGGGACATAGAATACCAGTTTACTACTGTCAAGACTGTGGTGAAATGATGGTGCTTGAAGAAGTTCCAACTAAATGCTCTAAATGTGGTTCTACTAATATAAAACAAGATGAAGATGTACTTGATACATGGTTCTCTTCAGCATTATGGCCTTTCTCAACTTTAGGATGGCCAAACAAAACAGAAGACTTAGAATATTTCTATCCAAATAATGTATTAGTTACTGGACACGATATAATTTTCTTCTGGGTTGCTAGAATGATATTCTCAGGATTACACTGTATGGGAGAAACTCCATTTAATACTGTACTTATTCATGGACTTATAAGAGATTCTCAAGGAAGAAAGATGAGTAAGTCATTAGGTAATGGTGTTGATCCACTTGAAGTTATAGAAAAGTATGGTGCTGATGCGTTAAGATTTATGATTGCAACTGGTAATGCTCCAGGAAATGATATGAGATATTATCCTGAAAGAGTTGAAGCTTCAAGAAACTTTGCTAATAAGATTTGGAATGCTTCAAGATTTGTTATGATGAACCTTGATAAAGAAATTATGAACAAATATAAGAATTGCAAAGAGTATTCATTAGCTGATAAATGGATATTATCAAAAATGAACACATTAGTTAAAGAAGTTACAGAAAATATGGATAAATATGAACTTGGAATTGCTATGCAAAAGGTTTATGACTTTATGTGGACTGAATTTTGTGACTGGTATATAGAACTTGTTAAACCAGTATTCTATGGTGAAGATGAAAAAGCTAAAGGAGTAGCTTACAATGTATTAAATACTGTATTAGTTACAGGATTAAAATTATTACATCCAGCTATGCCGTTTATAACAGAAGAAATATTCACTCATTTAACAGACGAAGAAACAATAACAACATCTTCTTGGCCGGTATTTGATGACGCTTTAGTAAGCGAAGAATCAGAAAATGATATGGCTTATGTTATTGAAGCTATTAAAGGATTAAGAAATGTAAGAGCTGAAATGAATGTACCACCATCAAGAAAAGCCAAAGTTATTTGCCATATTGCAGAAGATGCAAAGCAAGCATTCACAGCTGGTAAAGCGTATATGGAAAAGTTGGCATCAGCTTCAGAAGTTGAATTTATAACTGACAAAGCAATGGTTCCAGAAAATGCAGTGTCACTAGTAGTTAAGGGTGGAGAATTATTTATGCCATTACTTGATCTTGTAGATAAAGATAAGGAACTTGAAAGATTAAATAAAGAATTTAAGAAATTAGAAGGCGAAATTGAAAGAATAGATAAAAAGTTAGGAAATGCAGGTTTCGTTTCTAAAGCTCCAGCAGCTGTTGTAGATGGAGAAAAAGCAAAGAGAGAAAAGTATGTTGAAATGCTTGATGCAGTTAAAGTAAGAATTGAAGCTTTAAATTAA
- a CDS encoding nucleotidyltransferase domain-containing protein, with protein sequence MKNDVDYSLDENLKSSIIKIKNIILSKLYNTDIYLFGSIAKGRYSKQSDIDLLVIIDENKSTKELRVLRHEIEDVLDTFRLERDVDIKLYSKERYNELCKKPCFEQAILKDLVDIGGW encoded by the coding sequence TTGAAAAATGATGTTGATTATTCATTAGATGAAAATTTAAAAAGTAGTATAATTAAAATTAAAAATATAATTTTATCTAAATTATATAATACTGATATATATCTTTTTGGTTCAATAGCAAAAGGTAGATATTCAAAGCAAAGTGATATAGATTTGCTTGTTATAATTGATGAAAATAAATCCACTAAGGAGTTAAGAGTATTAAGACATGAAATAGAAGATGTTTTAGATACGTTTAGATTGGAAAGGGATGTAGATATTAAACTTTATAGTAAAGAACGATATAATGAGCTTTGTAAGAAGCCTTGTTTTGAGCAAGCAATACTTAAAGATTTAGTTGACATAGGAGGTTGGTAA
- a CDS encoding alpha/beta fold hydrolase, whose product MICKVKDININYEIIGEGKPIIMLHGYCVDHRLMTGCMENIFEKRKGYKRIYVDLPGMGKSDSAKWIINCDVMLDILIEFINEIIPNENFLIIGQSYGGYISRGIVYKMIDKVDGVILICPVIKPDKKNRNVPEHVVVKKDKVLLSKLSFEEAKEINNCLVTQNEEIYKRYKNEVLEPIRIGDVEFLKNFQEEGYELSFDVDKLNKKFEKPVLILLGKQDSCVGYKDAWSILDNFARGTFAVLDGSGHNLQIEQSEVFNSLVSEWLNKVDEL is encoded by the coding sequence ATGATATGTAAAGTAAAAGATATTAATATAAATTATGAAATAATAGGTGAAGGCAAACCAATTATAATGTTACATGGATACTGTGTGGATCATAGATTAATGACTGGTTGTATGGAAAATATATTTGAAAAGAGGAAAGGATATAAACGTATATATGTAGACTTACCAGGTATGGGAAAATCCGATAGTGCTAAATGGATTATTAATTGTGATGTTATGCTTGATATTTTAATTGAATTTATAAATGAAATTATTCCAAATGAAAATTTTTTAATTATAGGTCAATCATATGGTGGTTATATATCAAGAGGAATAGTGTATAAGATGATAGATAAAGTAGATGGAGTTATATTAATATGCCCAGTTATAAAACCTGATAAGAAAAATAGAAATGTACCAGAACATGTTGTCGTAAAAAAAGATAAGGTATTATTATCTAAACTTAGTTTTGAAGAAGCAAAAGAAATTAATAATTGTTTAGTAACACAAAATGAAGAAATTTACAAAAGATATAAAAATGAAGTTCTAGAGCCTATAAGAATAGGGGATGTGGAGTTTTTAAAGAATTTCCAAGAAGAGGGCTATGAATTATCTTTTGATGTTGATAAATTAAATAAAAAGTTTGAGAAACCTGTACTTATCTTATTAGGTAAACAAGATTCTTGTGTAGGATATAAAGATGCTTGGAGTATATTAGATAACTTTGCAAGAGGAACTTTTGCTGTGTTAGATGGATCAGGACATAATTTACAAATAGAGCAAAGTGAAGTATTTAATTCACTAGTAAGTGAATGGTTAAATAAAGTAGATGAATTATAA
- a CDS encoding S66 family peptidase encodes MKRLNYGDKVGILACSNGLDKNMEVKINKLKKILNEIGLKVVFSNKIFKKYSIFNGSGKERAIELMKFFQDKSIKAIFDISGGDLSNGILEYLDFDIIKKNPKLFFGYSDLSVVINALYAKSGVETYLYQIRNLIGDNSKIQIKDFIETFMENKKSLFKFEYEWIQGKFMNGIVVGGNIRCFLKLAGTEYIPNFKDKILLLESLSGDVAKMTTYLTQYKQLGVFKDIKGIILGSFTEMENKKYSPSIIELVQEIVNNPNIPIVKTSEIGHDSDSKCIVIGKNIELK; translated from the coding sequence ATGAAAAGATTAAATTATGGTGATAAAGTTGGGATTTTAGCGTGTTCTAATGGACTTGATAAAAATATGGAAGTAAAAATAAATAAATTAAAAAAGATTTTAAATGAAATTGGTTTAAAAGTTGTTTTTTCAAATAAAATATTTAAAAAATATTCTATATTTAATGGAAGTGGAAAAGAAAGAGCAATTGAACTTATGAAATTTTTTCAAGATAAGAGTATAAAAGCTATTTTTGATATTTCAGGTGGAGATTTATCTAATGGTATTTTAGAATATTTAGATTTTGATATTATTAAGAAAAATCCTAAGTTATTTTTTGGATATAGTGATTTATCAGTAGTTATAAATGCCTTATATGCTAAAAGTGGTGTTGAAACGTATTTATATCAAATAAGAAATTTAATTGGAGATAATTCTAAAATTCAAATTAAAGATTTTATAGAAACATTTATGGAAAATAAAAAAAGTCTTTTTAAATTTGAATATGAATGGATACAAGGAAAATTTATGAATGGAATAGTAGTAGGAGGAAATATACGCTGTTTTTTAAAACTTGCTGGAACAGAATATATTCCTAACTTTAAAGATAAAATTTTATTATTAGAAAGCTTAAGTGGTGATGTAGCAAAAATGACTACATATTTAACTCAGTATAAACAGCTAGGTGTATTTAAAGATATAAAAGGAATAATATTAGGCAGTTTTACAGAAATGGAAAATAAGAAGTATAGTCCTAGTATTATTGAATTAGTACAAGAAATAGTAAATAATCCTAATATACCTATAGTAAAGACAAGTGAAATTGGTCATGATTCAGATTCAAAGTGTATTGTTATAGGAAAGAATATAGAACTGAAATAA
- a CDS encoding glycosyltransferase family 2 protein, with translation MKGCLYLVIPCYNEEAVLHETAKRLLIKMNSMIDKDFVSSDSKILFVNDGSKDKTWDIIKELNSQNSIFSGVNLSRNKGHQNALLAGLMTAKDCADITISLDADLQDDIEVIDKFVNEYYSGSDVVYGVRSSRKTDTFFKRTTALGFYKFMNALGVNIMYNHADYRLMSKRALEGLSQFKEVNLFLRGIVPLIGYKYSVVEYERHERFAGESKYPLKKMLAFALDGITSFSIKPIRIITELGFFIFFVSFIALIYSLIVNFLGKTVTGWTSLTLSIWMLGGIQLLSLGVIGEYIGKIYNETKQRPRFIIADKLIKNNKDKIDM, from the coding sequence ATGAAAGGTTGCCTATACTTGGTAATTCCTTGTTATAATGAAGAAGCTGTATTACACGAAACAGCAAAAAGATTATTAATAAAAATGAATTCTATGATAGATAAAGACTTTGTGTCAAGTGACAGTAAAATTCTATTTGTCAATGATGGTTCAAAAGATAAAACATGGGATATAATTAAAGAGCTTAATTCTCAAAATTCCATTTTTAGTGGAGTAAATTTATCTAGAAACAAAGGGCATCAAAATGCTCTACTAGCTGGTTTAATGACTGCGAAAGATTGTGCTGATATAACAATATCATTAGATGCTGATCTTCAAGATGATATTGAAGTAATTGATAAGTTTGTTAATGAATATTATTCTGGAAGTGACGTTGTTTATGGGGTTAGATCATCTAGAAAAACGGATACTTTCTTTAAAAGAACAACTGCTTTAGGATTCTATAAATTCATGAACGCTCTTGGCGTAAATATTATGTACAACCATGCTGATTATAGACTTATGAGTAAAAGAGCCTTAGAAGGATTAAGTCAATTTAAAGAAGTCAATTTATTCTTAAGAGGCATTGTACCTTTAATAGGTTATAAATACTCCGTAGTAGAATATGAACGTCATGAACGATTTGCTGGTGAATCAAAATATCCATTAAAGAAAATGCTTGCTTTTGCATTAGATGGAATTACATCTTTTAGCATAAAACCAATAAGAATAATTACTGAATTAGGTTTCTTTATATTTTTTGTTAGTTTTATAGCTTTAATTTATTCACTTATCGTTAATTTCTTAGGCAAAACAGTTACTGGTTGGACTTCTTTAACTTTATCAATTTGGATGCTTGGTGGAATACAACTTTTATCTTTAGGAGTAATTGGTGAATATATAGGAAAAATATATAATGAGACAAAACAAAGACCACGCTTTATCATTGCTGATAAACTAATAAAAAATAATAAAGATAAAATTGATATGTAG
- a CDS encoding GtrA family protein — MDKLILKIKNTFFTKQFFIFVTIGVINTFIGIIFAYIFSKFLNENIAFIVGYICGLFVSYLLNSFFTFKETLDLSKFIKFAISYIPNFIIQNIVVLIVFNIMGLYKLIAYILAAIIGVPLTFILMKFFAFKHREKKIFKLNKVTTFRIYFKCSNFYLNY, encoded by the coding sequence TTGGATAAGCTTATATTAAAAATAAAGAATACATTTTTTACAAAACAATTTTTTATTTTTGTAACTATAGGAGTCATTAATACATTTATTGGTATAATATTTGCTTATATATTTTCAAAATTTTTAAATGAAAATATAGCTTTCATTGTAGGATATATTTGTGGATTATTTGTGTCATACTTATTAAATAGTTTCTTTACATTTAAAGAAACTCTAGATTTGAGTAAATTCATAAAATTTGCAATCTCATACATTCCAAATTTTATTATACAAAATATAGTTGTGCTTATAGTATTTAATATTATGGGATTATACAAGCTTATAGCCTATATTTTAGCTGCTATAATTGGAGTTCCTTTAACATTTATATTAATGAAATTTTTCGCATTCAAACATAGGGAAAAAAAAATATTTAAATTAAATAAAGTTACTACATTTAGAATATATTTTAAATGTAGTAACTTTTATTTGAATTATTAA
- a CDS encoding iron-containing alcohol dehydrogenase gives MENFNYSIPTEVYFGKGQIKNLGNVIKRYGNKVLVVYGGGSIKKIGLYDEMIKILKENNISFVELSNIAPNPRIESVREGIKLCRENNIEVVLPVGGGSTIDCAKIIAAGVNYDNDPWDIVLDSSKITTVLPIITILTLSATGSEMDPFAVISDMSKNEKLGIGNDKMKPKVSILDPEYTYSVPKNQTAAGTADIMSHIFENYFNNTKEAFIQARTAEGLLKTCIKYGKIAIEEPNNYEARANLMWASSLAINGLISYGTKGTWSVHPMEHELSAFYDITHGVGLAILTPHWMRYVLNDDTLYKFVEYGINVWDLDKTLDKYTIANTAIDKTAEFFKEIGIPSTLREVGIGEENFEIMAQKAVKSGLKYGFKPLTSQDVVNIYKASL, from the coding sequence ATGGAAAATTTTAATTATTCAATACCTACTGAAGTTTATTTTGGAAAAGGCCAAATTAAAAACTTAGGAAATGTAATAAAGAGATATGGTAATAAAGTACTTGTAGTGTATGGTGGGGGAAGTATTAAAAAAATAGGTCTATATGATGAAATGATAAAAATATTAAAAGAAAATAATATATCATTTGTTGAACTTTCAAATATAGCACCAAATCCTAGAATAGAATCTGTTAGAGAAGGTATAAAACTTTGTAGAGAAAATAATATAGAAGTTGTTTTACCTGTTGGAGGAGGAAGTACAATAGATTGTGCTAAAATCATTGCAGCAGGAGTTAACTATGATAATGATCCATGGGATATTGTATTAGATTCAAGTAAGATTACAACAGTATTACCTATAATAACTATTTTAACTTTATCAGCTACAGGTTCAGAAATGGATCCATTTGCAGTAATATCAGATATGAGCAAAAATGAAAAACTAGGTATAGGTAATGACAAAATGAAACCTAAGGTGTCTATATTAGATCCAGAATATACTTATTCTGTTCCTAAAAATCAAACAGCCGCAGGAACAGCAGATATAATGAGTCATATATTTGAAAATTATTTTAATAATACTAAAGAAGCATTTATTCAAGCTAGAACTGCAGAAGGACTTCTAAAAACATGTATTAAGTATGGAAAAATAGCAATAGAAGAACCTAATAATTATGAGGCAAGAGCAAATTTAATGTGGGCATCTAGTTTAGCTATTAATGGTTTAATATCATATGGAACTAAAGGTACATGGTCAGTACATCCAATGGAACACGAATTAAGTGCATTTTATGATATAACTCATGGTGTTGGATTAGCTATTTTAACACCTCATTGGATGAGATATGTTTTAAATGATGATACTTTATATAAATTCGTTGAATATGGAATTAATGTATGGGATTTAGATAAAACTTTAGATAAATATACTATAGCTAATACTGCAATAGATAAAACTGCTGAGTTTTTTAAAGAAATAGGAATTCCATCAACATTAAGAGAAGTAGGGATTGGAGAAGAAAATTTTGAAATAATGGCACAAAAAGCAGTTAAATCTGGATTAAAATATGGATTTAAACCACTTACTTCACAAGATGTAGTAAATATATATAAAGCTTCATTATAA
- a CDS encoding 23S rRNA pseudouridine(2604) synthase RluF, with translation MRINKLFSNLGICSRKATRKLIEENRIIVNGVSCIQGQWVELEDEILFDNKPLPIKKKIYIALNKPIGITCTSAEEVEDNIINFMNYPEYIFPVGRLDKASQGLILLTNDGDLGNKILESENEHEKEYIVTLDKSFDDEFILGMSNGVDICNVKTRKCKVRRVSENTFNIILTQGLNKQIRRMSKSFGYNVNMLKRIRILNIKLGELEYGKWRYLTSDEIKGLKNIIE, from the coding sequence ATGCGAATTAACAAATTATTTAGTAACTTAGGAATCTGCTCAAGAAAAGCAACTAGAAAGTTAATTGAAGAAAATAGGATAATAGTAAATGGAGTTTCCTGTATACAAGGCCAATGGGTGGAATTAGAAGATGAAATTCTTTTTGATAATAAGCCACTTCCTATAAAGAAAAAAATATATATAGCATTAAATAAGCCTATAGGAATAACTTGTACATCAGCAGAAGAGGTTGAAGACAATATAATAAATTTTATGAATTATCCTGAATATATATTTCCAGTAGGTAGATTAGATAAAGCATCGCAAGGATTGATTTTATTAACTAATGATGGCGATCTGGGTAATAAAATTTTAGAATCAGAAAATGAACATGAAAAAGAATATATAGTTACTTTAGATAAATCTTTTGACGATGAGTTTATTTTAGGAATGTCAAATGGGGTTGATATATGCAATGTTAAAACAAGGAAATGCAAAGTAAGAAGAGTTTCAGAAAACACATTTAATATTATTTTAACTCAAGGTCTTAATAAGCAGATAAGAAGGATGAGCAAGTCATTTGGATATAATGTTAATATGCTAAAAAGAATAAGGATTCTTAACATTAAACTTGGAGAGTTAGAATATGGTAAATGGCGTTATTTAACTAGTGATGAGATAAAGGGGTTAAAAAATATTATAGAATAA